The proteins below come from a single Hyperolius riggenbachi isolate aHypRig1 chromosome 8, aHypRig1.pri, whole genome shotgun sequence genomic window:
- the LOC137527321 gene encoding olfactory receptor 6C3-like, with amino-acid sequence MLDVNQTIVTFFIVKGISEAPELQLPIFILVLLIYLITLGGNMLILLLICLDHHLHTPMYFFLANLSVVDVSSCTVALHRILLTFITKNNTVGSVEFMIQCFMFGSLSGHELFILTAMSWDRYVAICRPLSYHAIMNFRACAMLASFCWLFGFIQVLPYSILMAQITCFSSNEINHFCCDLIPVMEIACSDISLLEALTYIQGLILFIIAPFCFTFISYLFIIITILKIRSNTGRRKAFYTCSSHLTVIILLYTTLIYQTIPNIGLGSAKLLSLFNTAGIPMLNPILYSLKNKDVKSALRRGWATIGNNL; translated from the coding sequence AAGCACCTGAGCTGCAGCTTCCTATCTTTATCCTGGTTTTGTTGATCTATCTCATCACTCTTGGTGGTAATATGCTCATACTTCTTCTGATCTGCTTGGATCATCACCTTCATACTCCCATGTATTTCTTCCTGGCCAATCTGTCTGTAGTGGATGTGTCTTCCTGTACTGTTGCTCTACATAGAATCCTGTTAACCTTCATCACCAAAAATAATACCGTGGGATCAGTTGAATTTATGATTCAGTGTTTTATGTTTGGATCCCTTTCAGGCCATGAACTGTTTATCTTGACAGCTATGAGCTGGGATCGATATGTGGCCATTTGTAGGCCCTTGAGCTACCACGCGATCATGAACTTCAGAGCCTGTGCCATGTTAGCTTCCTTTTGTTGGCTTTTTGGTTTCATACAAGTCCTTCCTTATTCCATTCTAATGGCTCAGATCACTTGTTTCTCATCAAATGAAATCAACCACTTTTGCTGTGACCTCATTCCTGTTATGGAAATTGCTTGCAGCGACATCTCTCTTTTGGAAGCTTTGACCTACATACAAGGTTTAATCCTATTCATCATTGCTCCATTTTGTTTCACCTTTATCTCTTACCTTTTCATAATCATCACCATACTTAAGATTCGGTCTAATACCGGAAGACGTAAGGCTTTCTACACGTGTTCCTCACACCTCACAGTCATCATCCTGCTTTACACAACTCTGATTTACCAAACAATACCGAATATAGGCTTGGGCTCAGCTAAACTCCTGTCTTTGTTTAATACAGCTGGTATTCCTATGCTTAATCCCATTCTATACAGCTTGAAAAATAAAGATGTGAAATCTGCTCTTAGACGAGGCTGGGCTACCATAGGCAACAATTTATAG